A stretch of DNA from Fibrobacterota bacterium:
TGGAAACCGCCGCCGAAGAATCCCCCAGCTTGTATCCGAACATGTCCTCGGGCTTGGCCGAGCGGGAGGCGATGGGCTCGCTGAATTCCAGGCGCAGGGTATCATAGGCCTGGCCTAGATGCAGGGTCGCGGTGCGGATCACCGGCCCGATATGGTCCTGGATGGGCAGGGTCTGCGTCGAATCCTTCCCGCGCGCGGGGTAGGTGGATTTGAACACGCCCTCGCCGGCGGTGAGGATGCCCGCCGAAAGCGCCTTCCCGCTGAACACCAGGGTCTTTCCGGCTTGCAGCTTGGATGCCAGATCCGTTCCCAGCGAGGAATCCGCCCCGGCCGAAGACGGCCAACGATAGGCGACCGCTTTGGGAAGGGTCGCCGTAATGTCCGGATCGTAAGTCACCTCCAACCGATCCCCGCGGCCGTCCCCGTCGTCGTCGTAGATGCCGGCGGAAACCGCCTTGGGCAGGTCCAGCGGAGGTAGCGTGAAGGTTACCTTCACCGTTTTCGAACTCCCCGTGATGGAAAAGATGAAAGTCTGATCCGCCGTGGCAGCGGGATCCCCCGCGACCCACAGGGTATCCAGGCCGGTGGCGGCGGTGGTCAGGGATGCCCCCGGGGTAACCCGCGTGCTACGGGAGGAATCCGTATAGACCAGGGCCCCGGCCGGGAAGGACGGCGTCCAAGCTACGGCCCCCGCCACCAGGGAATCCTTGAAGCGGTTGGCGGCCACCACTTTGACCATGGTCCCGACGACGACCGAAACCGTATAGGGCGGATCGAACTCGACCACGTTGTGGGCCGCCACCGTGAAACGGACCTCATCGCGCAGGCGCGGGCTGGCGGTCTCGTAGAAAACGATGCGGTATTGGCCCGGCGCCAAGCCGGTCACCTTGGTGGTATCCACCGAAACCGTACTGTCCCCGATCACGACGCCGCCGAAGGAAGTGGTCTTCTTGGGCAGCTCCTGGATGGAATCGCCGCCCACCTTGTACAAGACGAAGGTGAGGGGGCCGGGCGCCACTTCCTTGAGGGCATCCCCCGAACTGCCGCAGGCGCCCGTTCCGCCGATGCGCTTGATGACCCGGTATCCGGTTCCCCCGCCGGGCAGGGTGATCTCGGCATGGTCCAGGGCGCGCTGCTGCTTGAAATAAATGGTGGTCTTGATGCGCAACGAGGAGCCGCACATATTGCGTTCGCAGAAGAAGAAGTCCCAGGGGTAGGGCTGGCCTTCCTTGAGCCCGAGGGTGTCCAAGTTGATCGAGCCGGGCGTGGCCGGATGGATGCCCCCGATATCGAGGGCCAGCTTGTTATTGATGTACACCCACACGTCGTCATCGCCGCGGAAGTCGAAGACCTGGCCCTTCTGGTAGACGAAGGTGGCGTGGGATTCCAGGCAGAACCCGTAATTGTGCTTTACGTCCGTGCAGGTCTGGTTGGCATCCAAAGTGTTCCAATCGTCGATGGGGAAGAAGCCGCCCTTATCGGGCATGCTTTTTTCATCATCGAATTCCCAGAGCCCGTCGTCGGATTTGCCCATCTCCAGGTTAAGGCAGGTTTCGGCGCCTTTGAGCGGTGGAGCCGCTGCGGTATCGGTATTGAACCAGGTATTGAAATGCCCGGGAGCCGCCGCCGTCGGCACGGGCTTATGATCGGCGCCCAACGCGCTTTGCACCATGCCTGGCCCGCCGCCCCCCGAGCCGTAATCCGGATGCTTGGTGGACATGTCGTGCACCGTAGCGGCCATCTGGTACGTGCACGATCCCACCTTACCCGGATTCGTCCCCGTGATCTCCGTCTGGCTCGCGATCCAAACATCGCTTCCCTTGGCCGCGTATAGCGCGACCAAGTCGAAAGGGGTTTTATCGTCCAAGCCGCCGGCGCCGAAAGCCTGCCCGTCGGCCACGTTGGTGAAGTAAGCGTTCAAGGGGGTTATCGGAAGGGTGTAACCGATATACCATCCGCAGTTGGCCCTGTCGACCGTCATGGGAATGGGATTCCCGTTGAGGATCATCTTCGGGCCGTTCGCGGGCCAGGGATTGAAAAGATGCACCGTTCCCGGCGGCTTGGTGAGGATGAGCGGAGGACCATCGGGAGGCCCGGCGGGATCGACCACGATCCAGATATCCGTCCCCGCGCCGAACAAGTCCACGCTGAAGGGCGCGTCGGTGGTCGTCATGCCCGCGGGCCCGAAGCGCTTCCAATCCGCCGTGCGGATCTGGAAGCTATTCATCCAGGGCTGCAGGCTCCCGCCGATGGAGTTGAAATCGAAGCGGTACCAATTAGGCCCCTCCTCCGTCATGGTATAACCGGAGCCCGACAAATCGACGAGCGGAAGCGCGCCCGTGAACGGGTTCAGGATATGCACGACCTTGCCCGTCAATGGGCTCGCCTGCTGGGCATCCACCAGGGCGGGGGCCGCCGAGAACATGGCCAAGGCGAACGCCGCGCCGCGAAAAGCGCCTTTCGGAAATGTCTTCGGATAGAACATGCCGCCCCTATTTCCTCCCGAAAGGCTCCTCAGCGTTTCCGCAAAAGACCCCAGATCTGCTTCAGGTTCCCGCTGGCCTCGGTCTTCCCTTGCACCTTCACCTTGAAGTCGAAGAGCGCCACGTAGGCCCCCGTCCCGATCCTGGCCCGGCTCGCCGAGGTATAATTCCAGCCCACGAATACGCGGCCCCGATGGGCGCGGCAATCCCCCTGGAAGACGGCATCGGTGCATAGGATTTCCCGCTTCTCCGAGGCCACCGGCACGCCCAAGTTGGTGAACAATGCCACGCTATAGTCCAAGGCCACCTGGGAGGGCTCGGGAACGGTCACCCCGTCCCCCACCGCGTAATCCGCCAGTTCCAACTGCAACAAGTGACCCATGCGACCGCTGCGGTCCACCACCGTCTTCACGTCGGCGCCGGAAGCCTCCAAGGAAACCTTGAAGGTCGGCTCCGCCGAAAGGGCCGGATCGGGAACCACTTCCCGGTACGTCACGGTCAGGATGCCGGTGCGCCTGTCCCCGGTGATGGGATGGAAGCGGGTTTGCGGGCCGGGCCGGTTGCCCGCGGCGTCCGCCGCCAGGCCGGGTCCGTCGTTGAGCCGCACGAAATCACCGGCCTTGGGCTCGGGGATCGAACTCGAAGGGAAGGTCAGGGATACCGAGCTGCCGTCCTTCGCCCACGCGGTGTCATGTGGCGCGATGGCGGCGACGGCCGCCGAATCCCCCAGCTTGTACCCGAACAAATCCCCCGGGTTGGCCGCGCGGGACGCCGGCGAAAGCGCCTCGCTGAAAACCAGTTGTAAAGTGTCGAAGCTTTGCCCTAAGTGCATTATGGCCGTGCGCAGGACCGGTCCCATCTTATCCTGGATGGGGATGCTCTGCGTCGAATCCTTCCCGCGCGCGGCATAGGTGGATTTGACCACCCCATCGCCAGCGGTGAGGATACCTGCCGAAAGCGCCTTCCCGCGGAAGACCAGGGTCGTCGTCCCTTGTAGCTTGGAGGCGAAGTCGGTCCCCAAGGACGAATCCGCCGCGTTCGAGGACGGCCAGCGGTAGGCCATGGCCTTGGGCAAGGCCGCGGAAATATCCCGATCGTAGGTCACTTCCAACCGGTCGCCGCGGCCGTCGCCGTCGTCGTCGTAAAGGGCCGCCGATACCCCCTTGGGCAAATCGATGGGAGGTAACTTGAAGGTTACTTTCACCGATTTCTGGCTGCCCGGGATGGACACGGTATAGGTTTGATCCGTCGTGGCGGCGGGATCGCCCGTCAGCCACAAGGTGTCGAGGCCTGAGGCGGCCGTGGTCAAAGTCGCGCCCGAGACGACCTTGGCCGTTCTACCGGAATCCGAAAATGCCGAGAGCCCGGCCGGGAAGTTGGGAACCCAGGGGACGGCGCCCGCCACCACGGAATCCTTGAAACGATTGGCGGCGACCACGGCGATGGTAGAGCCGAGGGTGGTCGAAAGGTCATAAGGCCCGATGAACTCAACCACGTTATGGGGCAGAACCGAGAAGCGCACCTCGTCCCGCAAGCGCGGGCTGGCGGTCTCGTAGAAGACGATGCGGTACTGCCCCGGGGCCAGTCCCGTCACCTTGCTGGTATCCACCGTCACCGAACCATCGCCCACGTTGATGCCCCCGAAGGACACCGTCGCTTTGGGCAACTCCTGGATGGAGTCCCCGCCCACCTGATACAACACGAAGGTCAAGGGACCCGGAGCCACTTCCTTCAGGGAATCCCCCGAGCTTCCGCAAGCGCCCGTTCCGCCGATACGCTTGATCACCTTATAACTGGTCCCTCCGCCGGGCAAAGGCTGGTCGGCATGATCCAAGGCGCGTTGCTGCTTGAAATAGATGGTGGTCTTGATGCGCAGGGAGGAGCCGCACTTCTTCCGTTCGCAGAAGAAGAAGTCCCACGGATAGGGTTGGCCCTCGGTGAGCCCGAGCGTATCCAGATTGATCTTCCCGGCCAGGGCGACGTGCACCCCTCCCAGATCCAGCGTCAACTTATTGTTGATGTAGACCCACACGTCGTCATCGCCGCGGAAATCGAAAACCTGGCCTTTTTTGTAGACGAAATTGGCATGCGACTCCATGCAGAATCCGAAATTATGCACGTCGCCTGCGGCAGCCGTATGGAAACCCCCGGACGGATCCTCATAGCACGAAGGCCCCGTATTCTGATCGAGGGTGTTGAAATCGTCGATGGGGAAAAAGCTATGGGTCTTCGGCACGTCGTACGAGTCGTAGTACCACAAGCCATCATCGGCCTTGCCCATCTCCAGGTTCACGCAGGTCTCGGCCCCTTTGAGCGGAGGCGCCGCGTTCGGATCGGTGTTGAACCAGGTATTGAAATGCCCGGGCGCCGCGGAAGTCCCCACCGGCTTATGATCCGGCCCAAGCGCCGCTTGCACCATGCCTTTTCCTCCGGGAGCCCCCTTATCGCCGTAATCGGGATGGGCTTCGGCCATGTCGTGCACCGTGGCCGCCATCTCGTAAGTGCACGTTCCCAGCTTGCCGGGATTCGCCCCGTAGAATTCGGTCTGGCTCACGATCCACAGATCGGGCCCCTTGCTCGCGAAGAGGGACGCGAAATCGAAAGGCGTGGGGTCGTCGAAGCCGCCCTTCCCCCACGACTGGTTATCCGCTACGCTGGCGAAATACCCGCTCGATGCGCCCGACAGGATATAGGCGAAATACCAGCCGCAGTTTTCCTTATCGGCCAGCATGGTCACGCGCTTCCCGCTCAGGATCATGGCGGGGCCGTTGATGGGCCAAGGATTGAGGACGTGCACCGTCTTAGGCGGGGCCGTCATGATTTGCGGCGCGGCCGAATCCGGGCCGGAAGGGTCGACCATGATCCAGATTTCGTTCGCGGCTTTGAAGGTGGTGCTTTCGGGCCAAACGGAGGTGGTCCCCCCCAGGCCTTTGGGCCCGAAGTTATGCCAATCGGCGGTCCGGATCCCGAAACTGTTCATCCACGACTGTAGCGATGCGCCGACGGAACTGAATTCGAACTTGTACCAATTGCCCGTCTCATGCGGCATGTCGTAGCCGGTGCCCGAAAGATCGACTTGGGGCTGGGCGCCATCGAATGGGTTATACAGATGGATGATCTTGCCCGTAAGGGGGCTTGGAGCCTGTTGGGCCCGGGGCGCGCCCATGGCTCCCAGAAATAGTAGGAGGCCGAATGCGGCCCGACTAATGGCGTCTTTTTTTTCCGAAATCGCTAATAACATGAATCCCCTCGAATTCAACCGGCTTGAGTCCCGTCCCATGCAGACGGTACCCTCCGAAAGTTAAGTGTAAGGAGCCGGCGGCGGGGTTCATCCTTAAAGCACGATGCCGTTTAGACCACAAAACGCAATCGGGGCGGCGCGGGGAATCCCATGGCTAATGCCGAAATCTTACGCGCACTTGGGCCGATTTGGGATTTGAGGAACCTAGGGGCACGGAGGATGGATTCGCAAGGTATTCCCGCAAACATGGGAATAGCTTACCATCCGGATGAAGGAGGATCGGTAGCCAGGTGAAAAGAATCCTTCTTGAGGCCGCGATGCTGGTCGCCGCCGTGATCGGCATTTCGCGGGCGCAAACGTCCCTCGACCAGGAAGAAGCCTTCGGCTGGGCCTCCCAGAACGGCGGCACCAAGGGGGGCAAGGGCGGCCCAGTCGATACCGTAGCCAGTTTGTCCACGCTGAACGCAGGCCTGAAGGCCGCCGGCTCCCATATCTTCTATCTCAATGGTTCGTTCACGGGCGACGTCGTCCTCGGTTCCGACAAGACCCTGATCGGCTTCCCGGGCTCTTCCATCAAGGGGTCCATCATCGGCAAGGGCGTGAAAAACGTCATCATCCGTAACCTCACGGTTTCCCTCCCCCCTTGCGGCACCAACTACGATTCCTGCAAGGCCGGGGCGGATGCGGTCCACTTCGAGGGATCGAGCAACGTATGGGCGGACCACTTGGATGTTTCGGATGGCCAGGACGGCAATTTCGACATCACCCACGTTTGCGATTACTTCACCATCAGCTGGGTCAAGTTCTACTACACCTACCCCAACCCCCACAACCGCTCCAACCTCTTCGGCTCCGACGATAGCCTGGCCCCCGACATCGGGCATTACAAAACCACCTTCCAGTACAACTGGTGGTGGAAGGGAATCGGCTCCCGCATGCCGCGCACCCGCTACGGCGACGTGCATATCGTCAACAACCTCACGACTTCGACCGAGGCCGACTATTGCATCACCGTGGGCGGCTACGCCCGCGTGCTCATCGAAGACAACGTCT
This window harbors:
- a CDS encoding fibro-slime domain-containing protein; the protein is MFYPKTFPKGAFRGAAFALAMFSAAPALVDAQQASPLTGKVVHILNPFTGALPLVDLSGSGYTMTEEGPNWYRFDFNSIGGSLQPWMNSFQIRTADWKRFGPAGMTTTDAPFSVDLFGAGTDIWIVVDPAGPPDGPPLILTKPPGTVHLFNPWPANGPKMILNGNPIPMTVDRANCGWYIGYTLPITPLNAYFTNVADGQAFGAGGLDDKTPFDLVALYAAKGSDVWIASQTEITGTNPGKVGSCTYQMAATVHDMSTKHPDYGSGGGGPGMVQSALGADHKPVPTAAAPGHFNTWFNTDTAAAPPLKGAETCLNLEMGKSDDGLWEFDDEKSMPDKGGFFPIDDWNTLDANQTCTDVKHNYGFCLESHATFVYQKGQVFDFRGDDDVWVYINNKLALDIGGIHPATPGSINLDTLGLKEGQPYPWDFFFCERNMCGSSLRIKTTIYFKQQRALDHAEITLPGGGTGYRVIKRIGGTGACGSSGDALKEVAPGPLTFVLYKVGGDSIQELPKKTTSFGGVVIGDSTVSVDTTKVTGLAPGQYRIVFYETASPRLRDEVRFTVAAHNVVEFDPPYTVSVVVGTMVKVVAANRFKDSLVAGAVAWTPSFPAGALVYTDSSRSTRVTPGASLTTAATGLDTLWVAGDPAATADQTFIFSITGSSKTVKVTFTLPPLDLPKAVSAGIYDDDGDGRGDRLEVTYDPDITATLPKAVAYRWPSSAGADSSLGTDLASKLQAGKTLVFSGKALSAGILTAGEGVFKSTYPARGKDSTQTLPIQDHIGPVIRTATLHLGQAYDTLRLEFSEPIASRSAKPEDMFGYKLGDSSAAVSIAPHDVAWDSTWTAVTLVFASSVTPEPKAGDFVRLNDGPGLAADAAGNRPGPQTRFHLITGDKRGRIFTVTYREIPPDPALFSGPVFQATLEASGADVKDVVNRTGRMGFLLEADPADYAAGDGVTVPEPSQVALEYQAVLFTNLGVPVVSSGKRSLLCTDAIFQGDCRAHRGRVFIGWNYASDARAKVATGAYVAMFDYQIKVQGKSQVAGSVKQIWGLLRKK
- a CDS encoding fibro-slime domain-containing protein, with the protein product MGAPRAQQAPSPLTGKIIHLYNPFDGAQPQVDLSGTGYDMPHETGNWYKFEFSSVGASLQSWMNSFGIRTADWHNFGPKGLGGTTSVWPESTTFKAANEIWIMVDPSGPDSAAPQIMTAPPKTVHVLNPWPINGPAMILSGKRVTMLADKENCGWYFAYILSGASSGYFASVADNQSWGKGGFDDPTPFDFASLFASKGPDLWIVSQTEFYGANPGKLGTCTYEMAATVHDMAEAHPDYGDKGAPGGKGMVQAALGPDHKPVGTSAAPGHFNTWFNTDPNAAPPLKGAETCVNLEMGKADDGLWYYDSYDVPKTHSFFPIDDFNTLDQNTGPSCYEDPSGGFHTAAAGDVHNFGFCMESHANFVYKKGQVFDFRGDDDVWVYINNKLTLDLGGVHVALAGKINLDTLGLTEGQPYPWDFFFCERKKCGSSLRIKTTIYFKQQRALDHADQPLPGGGTSYKVIKRIGGTGACGSSGDSLKEVAPGPLTFVLYQVGGDSIQELPKATVSFGGINVGDGSVTVDTSKVTGLAPGQYRIVFYETASPRLRDEVRFSVLPHNVVEFIGPYDLSTTLGSTIAVVAANRFKDSVVAGAVPWVPNFPAGLSAFSDSGRTAKVVSGATLTTAASGLDTLWLTGDPAATTDQTYTVSIPGSQKSVKVTFKLPPIDLPKGVSAALYDDDGDGRGDRLEVTYDRDISAALPKAMAYRWPSSNAADSSLGTDFASKLQGTTTLVFRGKALSAGILTAGDGVVKSTYAARGKDSTQSIPIQDKMGPVLRTAIMHLGQSFDTLQLVFSEALSPASRAANPGDLFGYKLGDSAAVAAIAPHDTAWAKDGSSVSLTFPSSSIPEPKAGDFVRLNDGPGLAADAAGNRPGPQTRFHPITGDRRTGILTVTYREVVPDPALSAEPTFKVSLEASGADVKTVVDRSGRMGHLLQLELADYAVGDGVTVPEPSQVALDYSVALFTNLGVPVASEKREILCTDAVFQGDCRAHRGRVFVGWNYTSASRARIGTGAYVALFDFKVKVQGKTEASGNLKQIWGLLRKR